Part of the Halogeometricum sp. S3BR5-2 genome, GCGCCCGACCCGGTGACGACGGCTATCTCCGAAATCTCGTCGGGGCCGAACGCCAGCACCTGCGTCGACTCCCCGCCGTTGTCCAACTCGTCCAGCGCCTCCCGGAGTCCCTCGACGGTGTACGTCCGGGAGGCGCGGCCGCGTTGGCCGATGTGGACGGGACCGAGTTCGCCGAACGGTTCGCGCGATTCGAGTTCGAGGCGGTCCGCGACGCCCGCGGCGTTGCCCCGCGACTGGTGGCCGTCGAGGGGGAGATGCGAGACGTAGAGGCCGATATCGTTCTCGACCAGCGGCGCGATTCGGTCGTAGGTCCGGCCGGTCACTCGGTCCAGCCCGCCCCACACGAGGCCGTGGTGGACGACGAGGAGGTCCGCGCCCGCGTCGGCCGCCGCCTCGATGGTCGCCTCGGCGGCGTCGACGGCGAAGGCGACGTGTTCCACTTCGCCCCCCTCGGACCCCACCTGTAGGCCGTTCGCGCTGGCGTCCACGTCGGCGTACTCCTCGGTGTTCAGTTCCTCGTCGTACCGTGCGACCACGTCCGCGCGGTCCATCGTCATGTCTCGGCGGAGGGGCGCCCGCCGCTTGTATCCCGTTGGTCGCGGCGCGACGCGGCGCGGTACGGGAGGACGTGACGCGGCGCGGTCCGCCGCTTTTCGTCAGCCAGCGGCCACGATACCTTTGTACCCGCCGGGTCACCGAACGAGTACCCGTCACGAGACGGGAACGACGAACGACGCGGCTCTGCCGCGGTGATTGCCATGGGCAAATTCAGGAAAGCAATGCGCGCGTGGCGACGCCTCCCGCGCGGAACGAAGCGGAGTATCACGAGCAAGGTACGGCGACTGTTCCGAAGCGGAAAGCGGTAACAACGACCGTTCGTTCTTTTCGAGGCGCTACTCGCCGTCAGCGTCGGCGCCGTCGTCGCCGTCACTGTCACCGTTCCCGTTCGCCGCGGCGTGCGAGAACACGAACTCCCGGAGCAGTTTCCCCGCCAGCGACGCGGCCTGCCCGTCGTCCCGGTCGTTCACCTCGACGGCGTCGAAGCCGTCGGCGTGCGGGGCGACGGCGCGGACGACATCGCGCATCTCCCTCGGGGCCAGTCCGAACGGTTCGGGCGTCCCCGTTCCGGGCGCGAACCCTGGGTCGGCGCCGTCGACGTCGACGCTGAGGTACACCGACCGGCCGTCGAGTCGGTCGCCGAACTCGAACTCTTCTACATCCTCCGGCGGGACGACGGTCACGTCGCCCTCGTCGGCCCGGTCCCACTCCTCGGGCGACCCCGTCCGGGCGCCGAGGATGATGGCCTCCTCGGCGCCCAGCGAGTCGAGGACGCGGCGGGTGACGGTGGCGTGGCTCCACGGATTGCCGTCGTACTCGTCTCTCAAATCGAGGTGGGCGTCCAGACAGACGAACACGTCCGGTTCGACGGCGTCGACGCCGGCGCGGGTGACGGTGTGTTCGCCGCCGAGGAGGAGGGGGACGGCGCCGTCGTCGAAAGCGTCGCGGAGCGTTCCGCGCACCCACTCGACGTACTCTCCGGCGTCGTCCCACGGGCGGACGTCGCCCTCGTCGTGGACGAGACAGTCGGAAAAGCGCAGGTCGGTCCGCCGGTCGTAGTCGTCGAACGTCCGGGCGAACCGCCGGATTCTCTCGGGACCGAAGCGGGTCCCGGGTCGGAACGTGGTCGAGATATCCAGCGGGGCGCCCACGACGACGTACGCGGCGTCGTCACGCGGTGCGGTTGCCCCGGGGAACATCCCGACTATACGATCTTCCGCTGGCCCTCGTACTCGAGGTACTCGATGTCGTCGTCGGGGGTGAGGTCCTCGTCGTCGGGGATGCGCATCGTGAACGTCTCGTAGGTGTCGAGGTCCATGATCTGCGCGTCGTCGCCCGTCACGGAGACGACCTGACCCTGTTTTCGCTCGATGATGGGCACCCACACCTTCGCGTCGACGGGTTGGCTGAGCGAGCGCTTCTTGCTGTCGAAGACGCCCTTGCCCTCGATTCGCGCCTTCGCGCTGCCGTGCTTGCCGGGCTTGGCGGTGCTGTAGGCGTTTATCTTACAGGGGGACTCTTCCATCATCACGTAGCTTCCTTCCTGAAGTTCGCGGACCTGCTTCTGTTCTCTGGGCATACCTCCGCGTTATCGTCAGGTCCGTATAAACGGTTTGGAAACGGGCGACGCGGCGTTCTCCCGCGTGACGGACTCACGAACGCCGCGGCGGGCGTTTCCGTCTCGGCCGTCGGTGCGTTCAGACCTCGTCGGTGTCGGTGTTGGTGTCCACGTCGGCGTCGGTTCCGAGCCACGCGTCTCGCTCCTCGTCTCGCCGGCGCGAGAGGCTGCCGAGCGCGCCCGCCGCCGCGTTCGGGAGCGTGACGCCGACGAGGATGCCCGTCGTCGCCTCGCCGGGGGTGTCGAACAGCGGGAGGAGGTACTCGAACGGGAATGGGAGCGGGCCGTCGCCGACGACGGCCAGCGCGACCAGCCCGGGGATGAGGACGATGCCCCACGACAGCGCCGACAGCAGGCCGTGCCACGCGCCGTCGGCCGGGTCCGGGCCGACGAGGTAGCCGGCGACGGCGCTCCCGGCGAGGCCGCCGACGAGCGTCACCCGGCCCGTGAGAAAGAAGACGAGCGCCTCGCTGCACGCGGCGAGAGCGAATCCAGCGACGACGGCCCGCCACCGAGTCATTGCCGGTACGGTCGGTCGTCCCTCCAGATAAACGTCCGCCCCCGAAACTCAGGTTTGATAAGGGAGCTACTCCTCGCCGCGCCGCTGTCGCATGCTCTGTCGGGTGAACTGCGGCGTCGCCCGGATGCCGCGCTTCGAGCGGAACGAGCGGTAGAGTTGGATGATGACGGGCACCGTCAGCGCCGCGGCGACGGCGGCCGGGAGGATGCTCGTCTGGTCGAAGGCGTAGAGGATGGCCGTCGAGAGGGCGCCGACGGCGAACAGGACGCCGTAGACGATGCGCCGGGCGAGTCTGTCCAGCACGCCCTCCTTGTCCTGCAACCGGACGTTCACGGTGAGGTTCTCGCGCTCGACGCTGTCCAGCACCCGGTCGAGTTTCGGCGGGACGGTGAACAGCGCCTCTGTCGTCCGCTGCATCTGCTGGCCGGCGTCGCGGACGAGTTCCTTGGCCGTCTCCTCGTAGTAGCCCTCGTCGCGGAGGTAGTCGGTGGCGACGGAGATGAAGTCGAACTCGGGGTCGAGGGTGACGCAGACGCCCTCTACGACCGTCGCCACGCGGAGCACCAACGCGAGGTTCCGCGGGAGGCGGAGGGGGAACTCGTAGATGGTCGACTCGACCTGCTCGATTATCTGCTGGACGCGGTACTGCTCGATGTCCTCGCCGCGGGCGTCGGCGATGGCCAGTTCCATCACGTCGCCCATCACCTGCCGGTCCGCTTCGGGAGAGAGCGTTCCCATCTCGATGAGGGCGTCGAGGATACCGTCGATGTCCTGGTTGGCGACGGAGACGTAGAAGTCGACTATCTTGTCCTGGACGAACGGGTCGACGCGGCCGGACATCCCGAAGTCGTAGAAGATGATGGCGCCGTCGTCGTCGACGGCGAGGTTGCCGGGGTGGGGGTCGGCGTGGAAGACGCCGTCGTCGATTATCATCTGCAGGTAGATGCGCTGGAGGCGGGTCGCCAACTCCGTCCGGTCGACGCCCATCGCGTCCAGCGCCTCGACGTCGTTTATCTTCGTCCCGGGGAGGTACTCCATCGTCAGCACGCGCGGTCCGGAGCGTTCCTCGACGGGTTCGGGGATGCGGATGGCCTCGTCGCCCTCGAAGTTCGACTGTATCTGATCGAGGATGCGGCGCTCGCGGCCGTAGTCCATCTCCTGTCGAATGGTCTTTGCGAACTCGTCGGCCAAGTTCTCCAGCGAGAACGCCCGACCCTCACCGATGAAGCGCATCACTAACGGGAGCGACCACTTGACGACCCGCAGGTCCGCTTCGACGAGTGACTCGATGCCGGGGCGGCGGACCTTCACCGCCACGTCCTCGCCGTCGTGGCGCGCGGTGTACACCTGCCCGAGGCTGGCGCCGCTGATGGGGTCCTCGTCGAACGACTCGAACGCCTCCTCGACCGGACCGACTTCGGCTTCGAGCACCTCCTTGGACTCCGCCCACGGCGCGGGCGGCACGTCGTCCTGGAGGCTCGACAGCACCTCGATGTACGCGGGCGGGAGGATGTCCGGCCGCGTCGACAGCAGTTGGCCGAGTTTGATGAACGTCGGGCCGAGCGTCAGCAGGGAGTCGAGCAGAATCGTCGCCCGTCGCTCCTGCATCTCGGTCGTGACGCTCCGCGACCCGCCGAAGAGGACGAACCTCCGGCGGTCCCTCGCGTACGCGACTATCAGCGGGGAGAACTGGTAGACGACGACGAGGAACCGCCAGTACGAGCGGAGGTTGACCAGCGTCACCACCTCACCGCGCGGTCACGCATCCGCGTCGTCGGCACCGGCGATGGGGATGGTCCGCTCCGGAGCGGACTCGCGCTTCGGCAAGCGGATGGTGAGGACGCCGCGGTCCATCTCGCCGTCGGCGCCGGCGCCCGCCGCGTCCGGGGGGAGGGGGAGTTCGGCGTCGAGGAACAGCGAGCGGTCCTCGCGGACGTAGCGGAACTCGCGCGGAAGCTCCTTGTCGCGGCGCGCCTCGATGACGAGACGGCCCTTCTCGACGCGGAGTTCCGCGGTGTCGGGCGTCACGCCGGGGAGGTCCAAGACGATGAGGTACGCGTCGTCGGACTCCAAGAGGTCGGCGAACACGGCGTCCGGCAGTTCCTGGAGCGCGTCCCGCAGTGCAGACATACCCACCGGTAAGGAGTCCGGGTCGAAAAAGCCCGCGGTCGGGGAGTTCGACGCGGCTAAGTGTTGCGGCCGGCCGTCGGGCGGCGACTCCGAGACGACGGCGACGCTCACTCCGCGAACGCCAGTCGGACCGCGTCGGACAGTCCGGCCACGCGGGCCGCGTGTTCCCACGACTCCTCGCGGATACCGTTGGTGACGTAGGCGAAGCCGACGCCCAGTTCGGGGTCGCCCCAGCCGAAGACGCTGCCGAGGCCGGCGTGCCCGAACATCCGCTCGCGGCTGAGCGACCCGAACATGTCGTTGGCGAGGCCGCCCGTCCAGAAGCCGAGGCCGTACCGCGCCGGTCGGGAGAGCGTGCCGTCCGACTCCGTCTCGGCGTGGGTGCGCGTCGCCTCCTCGACGGTCGACTCCTCCAACAGGCGCGTGCCGTCGAGTTCGCCCCCGTTCGCCACGCAGGCGTAGAACCGGGCCATGTCCCTCGCGGTTCCGACGCCGTTGGCCGCCGGAATCACGGCCCGCCGGACGGCCTCGGCGTTGAACGCCTCGGCCGACTCGGACGCCGGGATACCGAGTCCCTCCTCGGGGTCGCGGCACCGGTCGAACACCTCGAACCCCGTGAGCGTGGCCACGTCGTCCTCCTCCTCGGGACCGAGTCCGATGCCGGTGTCGTCCATCCCCAGCGGTTCGAACACGTTCTCGGCGACGTACTCGTCCACGTGCTGGCCGCTGAGCCGGCGGATCAGTTCGCCGACCAGCCACCCGTAGTTGAACGTGTGGTACGCGGGCGTCTCGCCGGGGTCGAACACCGGCTCTATCTCCTCCATCGCCGCCACGACGGCGTCCCAGTCGCCCCACTGGTCGGCCGCCTCGTCGAACTCGCCGTACGGGATACCGGCGGTGTGGCTGAGCACCTGCCGAATCGTTATCTCGGCCTTCTCCTCGCTCTCGTCGGCGAACTCGGGCCAGTGGTCGACGACAGGGTCGTCGTAGTCGGCCTCGCCTCGCTCTATCAGTTGGTGCAGGCCGACGCCGGCGTAGGGCTTGGTACACGAGAACAGCAGGTGTCGCGTCTCGGCGGTGGTCTCCCCGCCGTCCGGACCGGTCGTCCCGCCCGCGAACTCGACCGCGAGGTCCCCGTCGACGTAGACGGCCAACTGCGCGCCGTGGTGTAGGCCGACGTCCAGTTGCCGGTCGAACGCCGCTCGAAGCCGCTCCCGGTCGCCGTCTGTCAGTTTCGCCATGTCCGCAGTGATAGTTGAGGTACAATAAGCGTTGGCGGGCGGGGTATCGAGGAGGACGCTCTTCCACCCCGTTCCCGCGTCGCCCGCGGAGCCTTTTACCGTCGGCCCGCAACGGCACGGTATGACGAACGCGCACGACCGGCAGACCGCCGGGTTCAAAGAGCGCACGCGGGTCGCCGAGGCGCGCGAGACGCTCCTGTCGGCGGCGACGCCGCACGGACGGACCGAGCGGCTTCCCCTCGGGCGGGCCGACGGGCGGCCCATCGCGGAGACGGTGACCGCGCCGAACCCCGTCCCGAACTACGACCGCGCGGCGATGGACGGGTGGGCCGTCCGCGCCGAGGACACGTTCGGGGCGTCCGGCCGGTCGCCCGCGGTGCTCCGCCTCGTCGCCGACGAGGCCCAATCGACGCCCGACGCCGCTGTCGACTCCGGGGCGGCCGTCCGCGTCCACACGGGCAGCGAACTCCCGGCGGGCGCGGACGCGGTGGTGATGGTCGAACGCGCCGACGCTATCGGCTCCGAGTTGGAGGTGTTCGACGCCGTCACCGCCGGCGAGAACGTCGGCGAGACGGGCGAGGACGTGGCGGACGGCCAGCGACTGTTCGACCCGGGTCACCAACTCCGGCCCTCCGACCTGGGCCTCCTGAAGTCCGTCGGCGTCGGCGAAGTGTCGGCGTACGACTACCCGACGGTCGGCGTGATTCCGACGGGCGAGGAACTCGTCCAGTCGGACCCCGACCCCGGCGAGATAATCGAAACGAACGGACTCACCGTCTCGCGCCTGGTCGAACGCTGGGGGGGCGTGGCGACGTACCGCGACGTGGTGACCGACGACCCGAACGCCCTCCGCGCGGCCGTTCAACGCGACCTGACGAAGGACGTCGTCGTGACGACCGGCGGGTCCTCCGTGGGCGAACGCGACCTCATCCCCGAGGTGGTCTCCGAACTCGGCGAGGTGCTCGTCCACGGCGTCGCCCTCAAACCGGGCCACCCCGTCGCGCTCGGTATCGTCGAGGAGACGCCCGTCGTGATGCTTCCGGGCTACCCCGTCGCCTGCATCGTCAACGCCGTCCAGTTCCTCCGACCCCTCCTCAAGCGCGTGGGGCACCTCCCCGAGCGTCCGTTCCCGACGGTCGAAGCCCGCTTGCGGCGGAAGATTCCGAGCGAACCCGGGATTCGAACGTTCGCGCGCGTGCGACTCGACGACGCCGAGGACGCCGCCGACGGCGAGGGCGTCGAACGAACCGCCGAACCGACCCGCGCCGACGGGTCGGGCGTGCTCTCCTCGGTCGCCCTCGCGGACGGGTGGGTCGCCGTCCCGGAGGGGAGAGAGGGGTACGCCGAGGGCGAGACGGTGACCGTCGAGGGCTGGGAGTGGTCGGCGTGACTTCCGTCGGACGGCTTCTCGGCCGCGTCGCGGCCCGGCGTGTGACCGACGGCGTCACCCTCACCACGGGGTGGTTCGCGTGAGCCGAAAGGAGTTCCGCGACCTGGCGGACCCGGTGGAAGCGCACGACGCCATCGCGAGTCTCGATTTGGCGCCCGAAGCGGAGACGGTTCCGCTCCGCGAATCGAGGGGCCGCGTCCTCGCCGAGCGAATCGACGCCGAAATGGACGTACCCGGGTTCGACCGGGCGAGCATGGACGGCTACGCCGTCCGCGCCGAGGACACCTTCGGGGCCGGCGAGGGCTCCCCCCTCGAACTCGAACTCATCGGGGAGGTGCACGCGGGCGTGGAACCCGACGTGACCGTCGGGGACGGCGAGGCGGCGGAGATTTCGACGGGCGCCGTGATGCCCGACGGCGCCGACGCCGTCGTCATCGTGGAGCGAACGGAGGAACGGGAGGGGAACGTGGTCGTCCGCGACGCCGTCGCGCCCGGCGACAGCGTGATGCTCGCGGGCGCGGACGTGGCCGCCGGCGCGCGCGCCCTCGGTCCGGGAACGCTCCTCACGCCGCGCGAAATCGGACTTCTCTCGGCGCTCGGCGTCGACGAGGTGCCCGTCCGGGGGAAACCCACCGTCGGCATCGTCTCCACCGGCGACGAACTCGTCCGGCCGGGAGAGCCGCTGAACAGCGACGCCGGGCAGATATACGACGTGAACAGCTACACCGTCGCCACCGGCGTCGAGGAGGCGGGCGGCGAGGTCCGGACGTACCCCCACGCCGGCGACGACTACGAGGAGATGGAGCGTCTGCTGGTGGAGGCGTCCGAGGAGTGCGACCTCGTCCTCTCCTCGGGGTCCACCTCGGCCTCCGCCGTCGACGTCATCTACCGCGTCATCGAGGAACGCGGCGAGTTGCTCCTCCACGGCGTCTCCGTCAAACCGGGCAAACCCATGCTCGTCGGGACGCTCGGCGAGGGCGAGTCGCCCTCGGCGTACGTCGGCCTGCCGGGCTACCCCGTCTCGGCGCTCACCATCTTCCGGACGTTCGTCGCCCCCGCGATTCGCCGCGCGGCCGGCCTGCCCGAACCGCGGACGGCGACCGTCTCGGGGTCGATGGCCGTCCGCGAGCGCTACGGCGAGGGCCGGATGCGCCTCATGCCAGTCGGCCTCGTCGAGGACGAGGGCGGCGAGACGCTGGTCTACCCCGTCGACAAGGGGAGCGGCGCGACCACCTCCCTGGTCGAGGCCGACGGCGTGGTCGAGATTCACCCCGACACCGAGTACCTCGCGGAGGGCGAGTCCGTCGAGGTGCGCCTGTTCTCGCCGGACGTGCGCGCCCCGACGCTGCTCGCCGTCGGCGAGGACGACCCGGCGCTCTCGCGCCTCCTCGACCGACTCGACGCGCCGCGCTTCCTCCCGGTCGGCACGCGCGAGGGCCTCCGCCGCCTCCGGGGCGGCGTGCCGGACGTGGCCGTCGCCGCCGGCCCACTCGACCGGGATATCGACGGCGTCGAACTGGGTCGGTGGACCCGCGAGTGGGGCCTCGTCGTCCCCGCCGAGAATCCGCAGGAGGTGACCGGTCTCGCGGACCTCGTCGAACGCGACCTACGCTTCGTCAACCGCGGGACGGACTCCGGCCTCCGCTCCTCGCTCGAAGCGGCGCTCGCGGGCCTCGCCGAGGAACGGGGGGCCGAGCGCCGCGACCTCGCGGACGCGATTTCGGGCTACGAACTGACGACGAAGGCGACGGAGAGTCCCGCGCGGGCCGTCCTGCGCGGGAAGGCGGACGCCGGTCTCGGCCTCCGGGTCACCGCCGAGCGCCTCGGGATGGCGTTCGTCCCCGTCGACCGCGAACCCGTGCGCGTCCTCGCCAACCCCGAGCGAACGGGGAAATCCAGCGTCGAGGCGTTCGCCTCGGTGCTCGAATCGGCCGACGATTTGTTCGGTCAACTCGACGGATACGAAATCAATTGATTTCGGCCTCGCAAATAAGTCACTCAGCAAGAGTCTTTTTGTGGGATGAGACTAACCGACGGGGTATGTCCCCTGCCCGTACCGTCCTGCACGTCGACGACGACCCGGACATGCTCGAACTCTCGGCGCTCTCCTTTCGCCGCGCGCACGGCGACGAGGTCGAGATTCTGACGGCCTCCGACGCCGAAGAGGGTCTCACGCTGCTCGACTCCCACGCCGTCGACTGCATCATCAGCGACTCGCTGTGCCTCGCGGACGACACCGCCTTCATCGTCGCCGCGCGGCGGCGGAACGACCACGTGCCCATCATCTTCTACACGGCCAAGGAGTGGGACGCCGTCGCCCTCGACGCCCTCGAAGCGGACGTCTCGGAGTACGTCAGGAAGGCGGATGCCGACGGTATCGGGGCCGTCGTCGAACGCGCCCGCACGCTCGCCGGTACGGAGAGTCTGCCGGCCGTGACCGAGGCGCAACTGTTCGAGGGGCGACCGTGCGACACCGTCGAGGAGGCCGTCGGGACGTTCCCCGCCGAAATCGAGGGCGGACCGTGGACCATCGTCGGCGTCCACGACTGGGACGTCGACGACGAACTCGGGACGACCATCGCGCAGGTGCTCGAAGCGCACACCGGCGTCGACGCCCTCGAATCCGAACCGCTGTTCTCGTCGCTGGACACCGACGCGTTGCAGACGATGCTCGAACCGCGGGGCGACGGCGTGCCCCGCTACGACATCTACGTCCGGTTCCCGTACGGACGGTACGAGGTGTCCGTCTCCAGCGACGGCTTCGTCGCCGTCCGTAAACTGCCGGAGACGGGCTACGAGTAGGGTTACTCGCGGACGAACCCGCCGTCCGTGGCGATGCGACGGTTCCGCAGGTCGTCGAACGAGTCGACTCTGACGTCCGCGAGGACGCAGCGACCGCGGCGCTCCGGCGGGTGACGCTCGACGTGCAGGCCGTCGAGGCCGGCGTTCCACGCGGCGCCGATGTCGCTCGACCCGTCGCCGGCGAGGACTCCCCGTCCCTCGGTGGGGTCGACGCCCATCGCGCGCATCGCGTGGCGGACCGGCGCGGGGTCGGGCTTCCAGCCCAGTTCCTCGGTGCAGCAGACTACCTCGTCGAACCAGTCCCGGAGGTCGAGGTGGTCGATGACGGGGTCCGCGAGGAACTGTTGGCAGTGCGTGACGACGCCCACCGGTCGGTTCCCGACGACGTCGCGGAGGAGGCGGGCGGCGTCCTCGTGGAGGTACGTCGCCTCCGCGCGGGCCTGCGGGTCCTCGACGGCGTGGAACGCCGGCCAGAACTCCGCCGGGTCGATGTCCCACGCGCGCAGTTGCGGGTCGCGGGCGCCGCCGAGGCCGTGCCAGATGACCTCGGCCTCGCGGTCGGTGAACTCCCGGCCGAGACTGTCGCCGACCCGGTCGAACACCTCGCGGGTGTACGACCAGTCGGCGTCGACGAGCGTCCCGTCGAGGTCGAACAGCCAGAAGTCGTATGCGTCGGAAACCATCAGGAGACAGTGATAGGCATTCTCTCGCTTTATGCTTTTCGCCGTTACTGTCGGCTTACCCGAACGGTTAGTCGTCCGTTACTCGGATGCTCGACCCGAGGTACTTGTGGAGCGTCTCGCGCGCCGAATCCGCGTTGAACGGCGTCGGGTCGGCCTCGATTTCGGCCCGCAGCGCATCCACGTACGCCTCGTCGGCGCGCAACTCCCGGAACGACACCGACTCGACGGGGACCGACAGCCACCCCTCCGCGAGTTCGCGGGCGTGGCGTTCGTCGTTCACCTCGCCGCGCCAGAGGGCGTCGCGGAAGAACCGCCACTCCCCCTCGCCCGGTTCGTCGGCCGCCACCTCGACCACCGTCTCGAACGTCCGCGGGTCGGTACGGACGCCCGACTCGGCGTCGAGGCGGAACCGCACCCGGAAGACGTACGCGGCGTCCACGGCTATCGCTCGTCGTCGAAGAGGTCCGCGAGCCGGATGTCTTTCTCCGTGATGCCGCCCTCCTCGTGGCTCGTGAGGCGGACTTCGACCTCCTCGTAGCGGACGATAATCTCGGGGTGGTGGACCTCCTCTTCGGCCACCTCGCCCACCTGCGTGGCGAACTCGATACCCTTCAGGTAGTCGTCGAACTCGTAGGTCTTCGTTATCTCGTCGCCGTCGCGCTCCCAGCCGTCGGGTAGGCGGTTCTGTATCTCGTCGTCCTCGAGTAGTTCGGCCATGGTGGTGCGTCGGACGCCGGCCGAATAACGTTTCTCCCCGTTTCGTCGGGATCCGCCCCGTCAGTCGTCCGAGAGGCTCTCCAAGACGTGCTGGGGGATGTCGGCGTCGTCGGGGACGTCCTCGGGGGCGCTCTCCGCGAGTCCCTCTCGGGGTCCGGACGGCCCGTCGAACGACGGTTCCTCGCCGCCGAAGTCGGGGTCGAACAGCGTCATCGCCGTCTGGATGGTGTCCCAGTCGTCCTCGACGGCCGCCTCGCGGAGGCTCTTCGTCGGCGCCGACAGCAGTTGGCCGACGAGGGCGTCCGCGAGCGCGGACACCGTCTCGCGCTGCTCGTCGGTCAACTCGCCCTGCGCCTCCAGTTTCGACAGCGCCGTCTCCAGTTCGCGGCCCTTCACGCGCTCTGCGGCCTCGTACATCCCGCTGATGGCCTGGTCGGCGCGCTTGCGCTTGAAGGATTCGAGCAGTCGCTCGAACTCCTCGTCGATCATCGCCTCGACGCGCTCGGCGGCCTCGCGCCGGCGTTCGCGCGTCTCGTCGGTGACCGCCTCCAGCCCGTCGATGTCGTGGACGACGACGCCCGCCAGTCCGTCGACGTCGGGGTCGACGTCGCGCGGTTGGGCGATGTCGATGAGCGTCGTCTCGCCGCCCGTCTCGACGTGGGCGTGCGAGAGGACGTAGCCGGGGCTGCCGGTGGCCGAGATGACCACGTCGGCGGCCTCTATCGCCTCGTCGACGGCCGCGAGCGGAACCGCCCGCGCCGGCACGTCCACCTCGGCGGCCACGTGCTCGGCGTGCGGGACCGTGCGGTTGGCGACGACCAGTTCGGCGACGCCGGCGTCGGCCAGCGACTTCGCCGCCAGCGTGCCCATCTCGCCCGCGCCGACGACCAGCGCCGTCGACCCGGCCAGCGGCGTCTCCGACTCGGCGAGACGAACCGCCGCCGACCCGAGGGAGACGGCGCCCTCGTTTATCTCGGTCTCGGTCCGGGCGCGTTCGCCGACGTGGACGGCCTTCGTCACCGCGTCGTCGAGCACTCGGCCGATGCCGCCCGCGCCGCGGGCGTCCTCGAAGGCGCGCTTGAGTTGGCCGAGTATCTG contains:
- a CDS encoding Nif3-like dinuclear metal center hexameric protein, with amino-acid sequence MDRADVVARYDEELNTEEYADVDASANGLQVGSEGGEVEHVAFAVDAAEATIEAAADAGADLLVVHHGLVWGGLDRVTGRTYDRIAPLVENDIGLYVSHLPLDGHQSRGNAAGVADRLELESREPFGELGPVHIGQRGRASRTYTVEGLREALDELDNGGESTQVLAFGPDEISEIAVVTGSGADWVSEAEAVGADALVTGEGKQQAYHEAREAGLNVFLAGHYATETFGVRNLAALAQEWGLEATYLDFPTGL
- the speB gene encoding agmatinase — encoded protein: MFPGATAPRDDAAYVVVGAPLDISTTFRPGTRFGPERIRRFARTFDDYDRRTDLRFSDCLVHDEGDVRPWDDAGEYVEWVRGTLRDAFDDGAVPLLLGGEHTVTRAGVDAVEPDVFVCLDAHLDLRDEYDGNPWSHATVTRRVLDSLGAEEAIILGARTGSPEEWDRADEGDVTVVPPEDVEEFEFGDRLDGRSVYLSVDVDGADPGFAPGTGTPEPFGLAPREMRDVVRAVAPHADGFDAVEVNDRDDGQAASLAGKLLREFVFSHAAANGNGDSDGDDGADADGE
- a CDS encoding translation initiation factor IF-5A — its product is MPREQKQVRELQEGSYVMMEESPCKINAYSTAKPGKHGSAKARIEGKGVFDSKKRSLSQPVDAKVWVPIIERKQGQVVSVTGDDAQIMDLDTYETFTMRIPDDEDLTPDDDIEYLEYEGQRKIV
- a CDS encoding DUF5518 domain-containing protein, with protein sequence MTRWRAVVAGFALAACSEALVFFLTGRVTLVGGLAGSAVAGYLVGPDPADGAWHGLLSALSWGIVLIPGLVALAVVGDGPLPFPFEYLLPLFDTPGEATTGILVGVTLPNAAAGALGSLSRRRDEERDAWLGTDADVDTNTDTDEV
- a CDS encoding ABC1 kinase family protein; this encodes MVTLVNLRSYWRFLVVVYQFSPLIVAYARDRRRFVLFGGSRSVTTEMQERRATILLDSLLTLGPTFIKLGQLLSTRPDILPPAYIEVLSSLQDDVPPAPWAESKEVLEAEVGPVEEAFESFDEDPISGASLGQVYTARHDGEDVAVKVRRPGIESLVEADLRVVKWSLPLVMRFIGEGRAFSLENLADEFAKTIRQEMDYGRERRILDQIQSNFEGDEAIRIPEPVEERSGPRVLTMEYLPGTKINDVEALDAMGVDRTELATRLQRIYLQMIIDDGVFHADPHPGNLAVDDDGAIIFYDFGMSGRVDPFVQDKIVDFYVSVANQDIDGILDALIEMGTLSPEADRQVMGDVMELAIADARGEDIEQYRVQQIIEQVESTIYEFPLRLPRNLALVLRVATVVEGVCVTLDPEFDFISVATDYLRDEGYYEETAKELVRDAGQQMQRTTEALFTVPPKLDRVLDSVERENLTVNVRLQDKEGVLDRLARRIVYGVLFAVGALSTAILYAFDQTSILPAAVAAALTVPVIIQLYRSFRSKRGIRATPQFTRQSMRQRRGEE
- a CDS encoding Hsp20/alpha crystallin family protein, which gives rise to MSALRDALQELPDAVFADLLESDDAYLIVLDLPGVTPDTAELRVEKGRLVIEARRDKELPREFRYVREDRSLFLDAELPLPPDAAGAGADGEMDRGVLTIRLPKRESAPERTIPIAGADDADA
- a CDS encoding serine hydrolase domain-containing protein, producing MAKLTDGDRERLRAAFDRQLDVGLHHGAQLAVYVDGDLAVEFAGGTTGPDGGETTAETRHLLFSCTKPYAGVGLHQLIERGEADYDDPVVDHWPEFADESEEKAEITIRQVLSHTAGIPYGEFDEAADQWGDWDAVVAAMEEIEPVFDPGETPAYHTFNYGWLVGELIRRLSGQHVDEYVAENVFEPLGMDDTGIGLGPEEEDDVATLTGFEVFDRCRDPEEGLGIPASESAEAFNAEAVRRAVIPAANGVGTARDMARFYACVANGGELDGTRLLEESTVEEATRTHAETESDGTLSRPARYGLGFWTGGLANDMFGSLSRERMFGHAGLGSVFGWGDPELGVGFAYVTNGIREESWEHAARVAGLSDAVRLAFAE
- the glp gene encoding gephyrin-like molybdotransferase Glp — its product is MTNAHDRQTAGFKERTRVAEARETLLSAATPHGRTERLPLGRADGRPIAETVTAPNPVPNYDRAAMDGWAVRAEDTFGASGRSPAVLRLVADEAQSTPDAAVDSGAAVRVHTGSELPAGADAVVMVERADAIGSELEVFDAVTAGENVGETGEDVADGQRLFDPGHQLRPSDLGLLKSVGVGEVSAYDYPTVGVIPTGEELVQSDPDPGEIIETNGLTVSRLVERWGGVATYRDVVTDDPNALRAAVQRDLTKDVVVTTGGSSVGERDLIPEVVSELGEVLVHGVALKPGHPVALGIVEETPVVMLPGYPVACIVNAVQFLRPLLKRVGHLPERPFPTVEARLRRKIPSEPGIRTFARVRLDDAEDAADGEGVERTAEPTRADGSGVLSSVALADGWVAVPEGREGYAEGETVTVEGWEWSA